A part of Aegilops tauschii subsp. strangulata cultivar AL8/78 chromosome 2, Aet v6.0, whole genome shotgun sequence genomic DNA contains:
- the LOC109766404 gene encoding serine/threonine-protein kinase OXI1 encodes MTAQALAPPPPEPRQLSLADLRAVSVLGRGAKGVVFHVVPEGAAADGGGDVAMALKAVSREAARNKKSGGSGGAAADGHRRIWFERDVLLALRHPLLPALRGVLATDAVVGFAIDRCGGGDLNSLRRRQTEKMFSDSVIRFYAAELVLALEYLHSIGIVYRDLKPENVLIQDTGHIMLVDFDLSTRLPVLPPETDAPKPAPVPTSPSPNTGKPKKPAMCFRFRSGGTTKPAVSADSPSPPSTSRTASSSSTSSTATTASSTVSGARTPAKSNSFVGTEDYVAPEIIAGSGHDFIVDWWGLGVVLYEMLYGRTPFRGQNRKETFYRVLTKQPELVGEKTPLRDLIARLLEKDPAKRIGARGIKAHPFFHGVDWDRILRVARPPYIPALPQDEDGGEVLDVEKVVHETFAASDVENAAAAGDEKKPSPETETGGGDDGERRMMDPSKDGDFSVFF; translated from the exons ATGACGGCGCAGgcgctcgcgccgccgccgccggagccgcgccAGCTCAGCCTGGCCGACCTCCGGGCCGTCTCCGTGCTCGGCCGCGGCGCCAAGGGCGTCGTCTTCCACGTCGTGCCCGAGGGCGCCGCCGCGGATGGAGGGGGCGACGTCGCCATGGCGCTCAAGGCGGTCTCGCGGGAGGCCGCGCGCAACAAGAAGAGCGGCGGGAGCGGCGGCGCCGCCGCGGACGGCCACCGGAGGATCTGGTTCGAGCGCGACGTGCTCCTGGCCCTGCGCCACCCGCTTCTCCCCGCCCTCCGCGGCGTCCTCGCCACCGACGCCGTCGTCGGCTTCGCCATCGACCGCTGCGGAGGCGGCGACCTCAACTCCCTCCGACGCCGCCAGACCGAGAAGATGTTCTCCGACTCCGTCATACG GTTCTACGCGGCGGAGCTGGTGCTGGCACTCGAGTACCTGCACAGCATCGGCATCGTCTACCGGGACCTCAAGCCGGAGAACGTCCTGATACAGGACACCGGCCACATCATGCTCGTCGACTTCGACCTCTCCACGAGGCTCCCGGTTCTGCCGCCGGAGACGGACGCCCCCAAACCGGCGCCCGTCCCTACCTCGCCGTCCCCGAACACCGGGAAGCCCAAGAAGCCGGCCATGTGCTTCCGGTTTCGCTCGGGCGGCACCACAAAGCCTGCCGTGTCAGCGgactcgccgtcgccgccgtccacctcccggacggcctcctcgtcgtccacctcctcgacGGCCACCACCGCCTCCTCCACGGTCTCCGGCGCGCGCACGCCGGCCAAGTCGAACTCGTTCGTGGGCACGGAGGACTACGTGGCGCCGGAGATCATCGCCGGGAGCGGGCACGACTTCATCGTGGACTGGTGGGGCCTGGGCGTGGTGCTCTACGAGATGCTCTACGGGCGCACGCCGTTCCGGGGGCAGAACCGCAAGGAGACCTTCTACCGCGTGCTCACCAAGCAGCCGGAGCTGGTGGGCGAGAAGACGCCGCTGCGCGACCTCATCGCCCGCCTCCTGGAGAAGGACCCGGCGAAGCGCATCGGCGCGCGCGGCATCAAGGCGCACCCCTTCTTCCACGGCGTCGACTGGGACCGCATCCTCCGCGTGGCGCGCCCGCCATACATCCCCGCGCTGCCCCAGGACGAGGACGGCGGCGAGGTGCTCGACGTCGAGAAGGTCGTCCACGAGACGTTCGCGGCCAGCGACGTCGAGAACGCCGCGGCGGCGGGGGACGAGAAGAAGCCTTCGCCGGAGACGGAGACGGGCGGGGGCGACGACGGTGAGCGGAGGATGATGGATCCGTCGAAAGATGGCGATTTCTCCgtgtttttctga